A stretch of DNA from Chloroflexota bacterium:
GGGCCGACCACTCGCCAGGCTTGCGGTCGGCCGCGCGCCTGCCGACCTCCGTGGCCGCCAGGGTCACCAGGGCGGCGGGCTCCGGGGGCGAGACGAAGTTGTCCAGCAGGAGGTCGTACGCCTGCCGCACCGTGCCTGCCGACGCCCGTGGCTCCGCTGCCAACGACTCCGTTGGCGCAGCGGCACGCACGCCCGCGACAAACGCGCCGGACGGGTGCTCGTTGGTCGCCATGGCCGTCCCCGCGACGGCGATGGGGACCAGGAGAATCAAGAGGGTTGCGCAGGCGAGCAGCCAGGCGCGCAGTCGCATGCCGATTCGCACCTCCGGCGCGGGAGGATAGCGCACCGAAATGCCCGCTGACCATCCCTTCGGGAAGAGAAAGCGCTCCGAGTTGACCAGAATCGGCGGTCTTCTGTCGGGTTCCCAAAAACTCGACGCCACTGCAGCCGGACTCGAACGCCGCGCACAACGTAAGGCGTGCGTAGTCGAGCCCGATCCGGCCGGGTTAGCCGCCCGCCGGCACGAGCAGCCGGCCGTTCAGACCGGTCCGTGCGCGATAGGCCGCCACCACCGCGAACCCGATAGCGGCGGCTGCCCCACGGCGCGTCAGCGCGACAATGGATCCGCCGAAGCCGCCGCCGGTCAGGCGCGCCCCGACCACCTCCGGGTGCGCTACGGCCAGCGCAACCAGCAGATCGATCTCCGGCACCGAGACCTCGTAGTCGTCCCGCATCGAGGCGTGCGAGCCGGCCATCAGCGGGCCAAGCTCGTCGAGCCGTCCGGCCTTCAGCGCGGCCACCATGTCGAGCACCCGTTGATTCTCGGTCACCACGTGGCGCGCCCGACGGTTCAGCGGAGCGGGCAGCGCGTCGATGCGCGGCAGGTCGTCAAGCGTCAGGGCGCGCAGGCTGCTGACCCCGAGCAGCGCGCAGGCCCACTCGCACTCCGAGCGACGCGTGTTGTAGTCGCCGGCTGCGTTGCTGTGCGACACGCCCGAGTTGATGACGACCAGCTCCAGCGTGTCCGGGAAGAGCACGCGCTCATAGGCGAGCGACTGGGTGTCCACGAACAGGGCGTGGTGCTCGTCGCCGAGGCTGGCGCACAGCTGATCCATGATCCCGACGCGCGCCCCGACGAAGTCGTTTTCGGCCCGCTGAGCGAGCCGCGCCAGCGATACGTCGTCCAGCTCCAGGCCGAGTACCCCGCGCGCCGCCCGCATCAGCGCCACCAGCAGCGCGGCGCTCGACGCCAGCCCGCTCCCGAGCGGCACATCCGACTCCAGGGCGATGTCCAGGCCTCGGTCGAGGCGGTAGCGGGCGGCAGTCAAGACGCTGGTGACGGCCTGCACGTAGTCGACCCACGACCCGGCCGGCTGCTCGTCGCCGTACCGATAGGTCGAGATCGCGCCATCGTCGCGCTCGCGGCTGCTGACCCGCACGCGGTCGTCTGCGCGCGGCGCGGCCGCGACCCGCGTCGCCAGAGGCAGCGCCATCGGCAATACGAAGCCGTCGTTGTAGTCAGTGTGCTCGCCGATCAGGTTCACACGCCCCTGCGCCGACACGCTCGCGGTGGCCGGCCGGCCGTACAGGGACTCGAAGCGTTCTTGCAGCGTCATCGCGTCGTCACACTCCGAACAGATCTGCCTCGGTGATGCCCCAGCGGCGGAGGACGTCGCGCTCCTCCTCGCGGTTGCGGACTTTCTTGAAGAGCGCCCGGCCCACCCCTCGAACGCGCGCCTCGCACTCGCCCCAGGTAGCGTGGCGCTTCAGGATGCCGTCCACCACGCTGAGATAGACCGTGCCGGCCGGTCCGGAGCCTGGGGATGCAGACGCCGGACCGGTCGGCCCTGGCGCCGCGCGCTCGGGTCGGGCGCGTGGCGTGCTGGCCCCGGGCGCCGGGGAGCGCGTTGGCCGCGCGGCCGGTCGCCGGCCGTTCGGCAACGGCCCAATCAACCGCGAAAACCAGCCAGCGATCTCATCACAACGCTCGTTGCCGGGGTCGCCTGAGTGGCCCCTGGTCCAGTCCCAGGTGATGTGCGGTCCGTTCGCCCGGTCCAGCTCCTCCCACAGGTCGCGGTTCAGCACGGGCTGCCCCGTCGAGGTGATCCAGCCCTTGCGCTTCCAGCCAGCCAGCCACTCGGTGACGCCGCGTCGGACGTACTGGCTGTCGGTGATGATGGTCACCTGGGGATAGCCGGCGGTGGCGCGGGCCGCTTCGATGGCCGCCCGCAGCTCCATCCGATTGTTCGTCGTGTGGGCCTCGCCGCCGCCAAGCTCGACCACGCGGCCGTCTGGGAACTCGATGTGGACACCCCAGCCACCGGGGCCGGGATTCCCGAGGCAGCCGCCATCGGTGTGTGCGACGGGCCCGACTGAATCGTTCTGCATGGCCTGCATGGCGCGGAGTATACCGGCGCGACCGGCCGACCCGAGTGGTACGATCCCTGAGAGCGCCTCGTCATCAACGCCCCAACGCCGAGCACGCCCAGGAGGCCGCGCGATGCCCCGTCCGCCCATCGATCTGCGCTACTCGGAGCACGGCGTTGGCGGCGCTGGCCCCATCGTGCTGCTGCATGGGTTCCCGCTCAACCGGGCCATGTGGGACGAACAGGTCGCCAGCCTCGCCGACCGCTACCACCTGATCGTGCCGGACCTGCGCGGCCACGGCGAGACGGACGCACCGGACGGCCCGTATGAGATGGCGGATCACGCGGGCGACGTGCTGGCGCTGCTCGACCGGCTCGGCCACCAGCGCGCGGCGGTCGTCGGCCTGTCGATGGGCGGCTACATCCTGCTGCAACTGATGACGCGCGCGCCGGAGCGGCTCTCGGCGGTCGTCCTGGCCGACACGATGGGCGAGGCCGACGCTCCTGAGCGCAAGCAGGCCCGTGCCGACCAGGCGGAGGTCATCCGGTCGCTGGGGCTTGGCGCGTTCGCCGACCTGGTGCTCCCCCGGATGTTCGGCCCGACGGTACCCGCCGACCGACCGCACCTGGTCGAGCGGTTTCGCCAGACGATCCTGAGCCAGCAGCCCGAGGCGGTGGTGGCGGCGCTTCAGGGGCTGGCCGCGCGGCCCGACATGATGGCGGCGCTCCCCGGCGTGAAGCTGCCGACGCTGGTCGTCGTCGGCTCAGATGACATGGCGACGACCAGCGGCCACGCCCACAACCTCGCCGCGGCCATCCCCGGCGCGACGCTGGTGGTGCTGCCCGGGGCAGGGCATATGTCAAACTGGGAGGATCCGGACGGGTTCAATCGGGCCGTCCGCTTGTTCCTCGACCGAACACTCAGCCCAGGCTGACCGCGGACCGGGCCTCCGCACAAGGTCACAGGTCTGGCGTCCATATCTTGTACACTCTCTGTACATACTTGCTCGTTCGCACGTCCCCCCTCCACTGCGCGCATTCTTCTCGCTCCGAGAGTGCTATGACCGCAGCTTCTCCGCGTCCGCCTCACCATACTGACCCCTTCTTTCGCCTCGGCCACTGGATCCACCGTCGCCGCTGGCTCGTGCTGGCCGCCTGGGCGGTCCTCGTCCTGGCGACCCTGCCGCTCGCGCCGACGGCTGCCAGCCGGCTGGCCCCAGGAGGATTCTCGACCGCGCGGCTGGAGGCCCAACGCGCCACATCCGAGATCCAGGCCGCCCTGGGCGAGAACCCCTCGACCCTGCTGGTGATCTTCACGCACCCGACGCTCGCGACCACGGACCCGGCCTACCTGGATGCCGTGGACACGGCGCTGGCCGAGCTACGGACCCTGCCGCTCGTCGCCCGGGTCACCACCCACCGCGACAACCCCCGGCAGGCCGCCCCGGATGGCCACACGGCCTACGCCGTCATCGCGCTGCGCTCGCTGCCGGACCAGTTCAGAGGGGTGATCCCGCAGATCAACGGCGCGCTCCGCCCGACGGAACTCACGACCACACTGACGGGCGCGCCGGTCTTCTTCAGCGACATCCAGAGCGTCACCGAGCGCGATCTGCGCCGGGCCGAGTTCATCTCGTTCCCGTTCGCCGGCCTCGCGCTGATCCTGGTGTTCGGCTCGCTGGTAGCCGCCGCCATCCCGGCCGTCATCGGCGGCACGGCGGTGATCGCCACGCTCGGGGCAGTCGTGGTCATCACGCGGTTCACCGACATCTCGATCTTCGCGATGAGCCTGGTGAGCATGCTCGGGCTGGGCCTGGGCATCGACTACTCGCTGTTCGTCGTCAGCCGCTTCCGCGACGAGCTGGCCCGACACGACGTGCCTGACGCGCTGGGAATCGCGATGGCGACGGCCGGCAAGGCGGTGCTGTTCTCGGGCCTGACGGTCTTCATCGGGCTGCTCGGCCTGACGATGTTCACTTTCAATGCGCTGCGGTCGCTCGGCATTGCCGGCTCGGTCGTCGTGGCGCTCTCGGTGGTGGCGGCGCTCACGCTGCTCCCGGCGATCCTGGCCGTCGTGGGCCGCAAGGTTGACGCCCTCTCGGTCATCCGACCGGCGCAGGAGAAGACCGGCTTCTGGCACGCCGTCGCCGCGCGGGTGATGCGTCGCTCGGGCCTCATCTTCCTGGTGGTGATGGCGCTCCTGACGGCGCTCGGCGCACCGTTCCTGCACGTCAAGTTCGGCGCACCCGACGCCTCGATCCTGCCGGCCGACGTGCAGTCGCGCCAGGGCTTCGACCAGTTGCGGCGCGCGTTCGGCGAGGGCGAGATCTCCCCGATCCTGATCTCGGTCCAGGCGCCCGAGTCGATCTACGCCCCCGACCGCCTCGTCGCGCTCGACGAGTTCGTCTCCCGCATCAAGGCCGATCCGCGCGTCGAGCGCGTGGACAGTATCATGGCGCTCGACCCGCGCCTGACCCGCGACCAGCACCTGCTGATCTTCCGCGACCCAGCCCGCATCTACGAGCCGTATGCGCGGGCGCTGGCCGCCGACACCACGCGTGAGCGATTCACCCTCGTTCGCGTGGTCAGCAAGGGCAGCCAGACCTCTGACCTGTCCAAGTCGCTGGTCAAGGCGATCCGCAACACGCCCGTCGGCGGCGACCTCAGCTTCAAGGTCGCGGGTGGCACGGCCGGCGTGATCGACTACTCGGAGGGTCTCTACTCGGAGTTGCCGCGCGCCCTGCTCTTCATCGTCGCCGCGACCTACTTCGTCCTGCTGCTGCTGTTCCGCTCGGTGATCCTGCCGATCAAGGCGCTGATCATGAACACGCTCAGCATCCTGGCAAGCTACGGCGCGCTGGTCGTCGTGTTCCAGGACGGTGCGCTGGCAGGACTGCTCGGCTTTCAGCCGCTCGGCTTCATCGAAGCATCGTTGCCCATCGTGATGTTCTGCGTCCTCTTCGGCCTGTCGATGGACTACGAAGTCTTCCTGCTCTCCCGCGTGAAGGAAGCGTACGACGGCGGCCTGGACAACAGCCAGAGCGTCGCCGTGGGCCTGGAGCAGAGCGGTCGCCTGATCACGAGCGCAGCCGCCATCGTCGTGCTGGTCAGCAGCAGCTTCATCGCCGCCGACATCATCCTGATCAAGGCGCTCGGGCTCGGGACGGCCATCGCCGTCTTCCTGGATGCGACCGTCGTCCGAGGGCTGCTGGTGCCCGCCACCATGCAGCTGCTCGGGGACTGGAACTGGTGGGCGCCGCGCGCGGTGCTGCGGCTGCTGCCGGCCCGCCTCGGAGGGGCCGCCTGATGCATCCCCGACATCGCACACTCACCTCACTCCTGCTGGCGCTGGTACTCCTGGCAGGGTGTGCCGCCCCTCGCGAGCCAGGACTGCCGCCGGCCCCGCCGCCCACGCCTGCCGTCTATCCACCCGTCACCTTCCCCAAGGATGAGGCTCCGCACAACGACCTCACGGAGTGGTGGTACTACACCGGCCACTTGCAGGCCGCTGACGGCCGACAGTGGGGCTTCGAGCACGTCGTGTTTCAGGTGCTGCGCGCGAACCTGCCGCCGTTCTACATCTCCCACTTCGCGGTGACCGATCGTGCGCGCAAGCGGTTTGTCTTCGGCGAGCGCAGCAGCCAGGGCGTGCAGGCGCAGCCGCCGGAGGGCTTCGCGCTCGAGGTCGGCGGCTGGTCGATGCGTGGCCTGCTTGGCCAGGATCAGTTGGCCGCCAGCACCGACGAGTACGCCGTCGATCTTCGACTCAGTGCCACCAAGCCGCCGGTGCTCCACGACGGCGGGCTGGTGACCTTCGGCCCGGCCGGCGACTCGTACTACTATTCACGAACCCGCATGGAGATCAGCGGCGCCATCGTCGATCACGGCGAGCGGATCCCTGTCACCGGCCTCTCCTGGTTCGACAAGCAATGGGGCAACTTCGTGGTAGTCGGCGGCGGCTGGGACTGGTTCAGTCTCCACCTCGACGACGGCACTGAGTTGATGCTGAACCTGATCAAGGACGATCGAGGAGTCACGCAGATCGCCTATGGGACGTACGTCGCGGAGGACGGCCAGTTCCAGCATCTGCCTGGCTCGCAGTTCGAGGTCAGCGTGCTCGGCCAGTGGACCAGCCCGCACACCGGCTTCACCTACCCGAGCGGCTGGCGCGCGACGCTCCCCGGCCAGTCGCTCGACCTGACGATCAGGCCGGTCATCCCCGACCAGGAGCTGAACACGCAGCGCTCGACCGGCAAAATCTACTGGGAGGGCGCACAGGAGGTGACGGGCACGCGGGGCGGCCAGCCACTGTCTGGCCGTGGGTACGTCGAGCTGGTCGGGTACGAGCGGTAGCGGCGCGGCGTGACGCGGTGAGTGGGAGAGGCCGTCAGTTGTAGCGGCCCGTCACCGCAACGTACCCGAGCTTTTCAAGCTCGCGAACCGTGAGCGCGCGCGTCTCAGGCTTGAGCCACCAGTTCGTCTTGCGCCACTCGCCGTCCGGCGCGGCCCGGCCGATCAGGCGGATGCCGGTGTCGGCATACACGCCCCGGAACGTCAGGACGGCCCGCTGCAGGTGGTACGGCGAGGTCACCAGGACGGCACTGGTCAGCCGCTGCTCCTGCATGATCGACTTCGTGTGCACGGCGTTGCCGTAGGTGTCGTCGCCGTGCGGATCGACCAGGATCGCGCTGGCCGGGACACCATCCGCGATGGCCATGCCGCGCATGACATCGCCGTTGGAGTGGCTGCCGTCCCAGGTCGCCCCGGAGAAGATCAGCTTCGGCGCCCAGCCGGCCCGGTAGAGGCGCACGCCCTCGCGGTAGCGGGCCAGCGCCTCGTCGCCGCTGATGACGATGATCGCGTCACTCGCGGCCAGCGGCTCACTCGGGCCTTCCAGCAGGAATCCCGGTGCGACGAACGCCGTTCCCGCGACCATCGCCATGAGGAGCAGCAGGACGGCGAGCCGGCGCAGCCAGCGCAGCATCGGTCGCACCCCTCCCAGAGGGTCAGTCCCCGCTGTGAGTATAGGCAGCGAGCGGCGCGCTCGTCAGCGAAAGCCTCGGATCAGGCCCGCGTCTCCACCTGGAGCAGTTGCCGACGACCGTTCGCCACCGAGTTGCAGGACGCTCGACCGCACACCGAGAGCAGCCCCTCGCGCGGCAGACCCAGCGCCAACCCCTCGCGCACACGCCGCTCGATCAAGTCGAGCATCCGAGGATGCAGTCCGAAATGGGCGCTCCGAGCAGCCTGCAACCCAGGATGCGCCTCCCGGATCGCCGCAAGCTGCTCGTCAATGCGCCTGAGCAGCACTCCCGTGTTCAGGAAGTAGGGGACAATCGCCAGGCGGGTGGCCCCGAGCTTGACGCAGCGCTCCACGACCTCGGCGAGGCTCGGGCGGGTCAGGCTGACCCAGGCCGCTTCGACCATCGGATACTGGTCCTTGCCGCGTTCCCAGACCAGCCGCGCCGCCTTACAGAGGTCGCCGTTGGCATCTGGATCGCTGGTGCCAGCGCCCACCAGGATCACGGCGGTCAGCGAGTCGTCCGCGCCGTCAAGGGTGGCGAGCGCTTCCTGCGCGCGGGTGTCCACGGTCTCCAGGATCTCGTCGGCAGCGCCGAGCGGCGGCACGAACTCGATCTCGGCCCACTGGCCGGCTGCGCGCGCGGCTTGCAGCTCGGTCGGCAAATCCTCGCGCACGTGTCCGGCTGGGAACAGGAAGTAGGGCAGCGCCACGACCTGTCGCGTGCCGAGACGCGCGCACTGCTCCCACGCTTCGTCAATCGACGGC
This window harbors:
- a CDS encoding sirohydrochlorin chelatase yields the protein MSNTSDQSVLMMAHGSRDREARAEYRRIHEAIAERLAPIQVVFGALEFPRAEDGLPSIDEAWEQCARLGTRQVVALPYFLFPAGHVREDLPTELQAARAAGQWAEIEFVPPLGAADEILETVDTRAQEALATLDGADDSLTAVILVGAGTSDPDANGDLCKAARLVWERGKDQYPMVEAAWVSLTRPSLAEVVERCVKLGATRLAIVPYFLNTGVLLRRIDEQLAAIREAHPGLQAARSAHFGLHPRMLDLIERRVREGLALGLPREGLLSVCGRASCNSVANGRRQLLQVETRA
- the rnhA gene encoding ribonuclease HI; this encodes MQNDSVGPVAHTDGGCLGNPGPGGWGVHIEFPDGRVVELGGGEAHTTNNRMELRAAIEAARATAGYPQVTIITDSQYVRRGVTEWLAGWKRKGWITSTGQPVLNRDLWEELDRANGPHITWDWTRGHSGDPGNERCDEIAGWFSRLIGPLPNGRRPAARPTRSPAPGASTPRARPERAAPGPTGPASASPGSGPAGTVYLSVVDGILKRHATWGECEARVRGVGRALFKKVRNREEERDVLRRWGITEADLFGV
- a CDS encoding MMPL family transporter produces the protein MTAASPRPPHHTDPFFRLGHWIHRRRWLVLAAWAVLVLATLPLAPTAASRLAPGGFSTARLEAQRATSEIQAALGENPSTLLVIFTHPTLATTDPAYLDAVDTALAELRTLPLVARVTTHRDNPRQAAPDGHTAYAVIALRSLPDQFRGVIPQINGALRPTELTTTLTGAPVFFSDIQSVTERDLRRAEFISFPFAGLALILVFGSLVAAAIPAVIGGTAVIATLGAVVVITRFTDISIFAMSLVSMLGLGLGIDYSLFVVSRFRDELARHDVPDALGIAMATAGKAVLFSGLTVFIGLLGLTMFTFNALRSLGIAGSVVVALSVVAALTLLPAILAVVGRKVDALSVIRPAQEKTGFWHAVAARVMRRSGLIFLVVMALLTALGAPFLHVKFGAPDASILPADVQSRQGFDQLRRAFGEGEISPILISVQAPESIYAPDRLVALDEFVSRIKADPRVERVDSIMALDPRLTRDQHLLIFRDPARIYEPYARALAADTTRERFTLVRVVSKGSQTSDLSKSLVKAIRNTPVGGDLSFKVAGGTAGVIDYSEGLYSELPRALLFIVAATYFVLLLLFRSVILPIKALIMNTLSILASYGALVVVFQDGALAGLLGFQPLGFIEASLPIVMFCVLFGLSMDYEVFLLSRVKEAYDGGLDNSQSVAVGLEQSGRLITSAAAIVVLVSSSFIAADIILIKALGLGTAIAVFLDATVVRGLLVPATMQLLGDWNWWAPRAVLRLLPARLGGAA
- the galK gene encoding galactokinase — translated: MTLQERFESLYGRPATASVSAQGRVNLIGEHTDYNDGFVLPMALPLATRVAAAPRADDRVRVSSRERDDGAISTYRYGDEQPAGSWVDYVQAVTSVLTAARYRLDRGLDIALESDVPLGSGLASSAALLVALMRAARGVLGLELDDVSLARLAQRAENDFVGARVGIMDQLCASLGDEHHALFVDTQSLAYERVLFPDTLELVVINSGVSHSNAAGDYNTRRSECEWACALLGVSSLRALTLDDLPRIDALPAPLNRRARHVVTENQRVLDMVAALKAGRLDELGPLMAGSHASMRDDYEVSVPEIDLLVALAVAHPEVVGARLTGGGFGGSIVALTRRGAAAAIGFAVVAAYRARTGLNGRLLVPAGG
- a CDS encoding YdcF family protein is translated as MLRWLRRLAVLLLLMAMVAGTAFVAPGFLLEGPSEPLAASDAIIVISGDEALARYREGVRLYRAGWAPKLIFSGATWDGSHSNGDVMRGMAIADGVPASAILVDPHGDDTYGNAVHTKSIMQEQRLTSAVLVTSPYHLQRAVLTFRGVYADTGIRLIGRAAPDGEWRKTNWWLKPETRALTVRELEKLGYVAVTGRYN
- a CDS encoding alpha/beta fold hydrolase yields the protein MPRPPIDLRYSEHGVGGAGPIVLLHGFPLNRAMWDEQVASLADRYHLIVPDLRGHGETDAPDGPYEMADHAGDVLALLDRLGHQRAAVVGLSMGGYILLQLMTRAPERLSAVVLADTMGEADAPERKQARADQAEVIRSLGLGAFADLVLPRMFGPTVPADRPHLVERFRQTILSQQPEAVVAALQGLAARPDMMAALPGVKLPTLVVVGSDDMATTSGHAHNLAAAIPGATLVVLPGAGHMSNWEDPDGFNRAVRLFLDRTLSPG
- a CDS encoding carotenoid 1,2-hydratase; this translates as MHPRHRTLTSLLLALVLLAGCAAPREPGLPPAPPPTPAVYPPVTFPKDEAPHNDLTEWWYYTGHLQAADGRQWGFEHVVFQVLRANLPPFYISHFAVTDRARKRFVFGERSSQGVQAQPPEGFALEVGGWSMRGLLGQDQLAASTDEYAVDLRLSATKPPVLHDGGLVTFGPAGDSYYYSRTRMEISGAIVDHGERIPVTGLSWFDKQWGNFVVVGGGWDWFSLHLDDGTELMLNLIKDDRGVTQIAYGTYVAEDGQFQHLPGSQFEVSVLGQWTSPHTGFTYPSGWRATLPGQSLDLTIRPVIPDQELNTQRSTGKIYWEGAQEVTGTRGGQPLSGRGYVELVGYER